The Fulvia fulva chromosome 6, complete sequence genome includes a window with the following:
- a CDS encoding Imidazoleglycerol-phosphate dehydratase, whose amino-acid sequence MSTEKRVRSAQIARDTNETKIQLSLNLDGGFLEELQSDGKTNGEGHASQASKSQTIAVDTGIGFLDHMLHAMAKHGGWSLRLRTRGDLHIDDHHTAEDTCIALGQAFKQALGTITGLARFGYAYVPLDEALSRAVVDLSNRPYSVIDLGTKREKIGDLSCEMLPHCLESFALHAGITMHIDCLRGANDHHRAESAFKALAVALRMAISPVAGREGEVPSTKGVLY is encoded by the coding sequence ATGTCCACCGAGAAGCGCGTCCGCAGCGCCCAGATCGCTCGCGATACCAACGAGACCAAGATCCAGCTCTCCCTCAACCTCGACGGCGGTTTCCTGGAAGAGCTTCAGAGTGATGGCAAGACGAACGGCGAGGGACATGCATCACAAGCGTCGAAAAGTCAAACAATAGCAGTAGACACCGGCATTGGCTTTCTAGACCACATGCTTCACGCCATGGCAAAGCACGGAGGCTGGTCACTTCGACTACGAACCCGCGGTGACCTTCATATTGATGACCACCACACTGCGGAGGATACTTGCATTGCCCTTGGCCAAGCTTTCAAGCAAGCTCTTGGCACGATCACAGGGTTGGCGAGGTTTGGATATGCATACGTGCCCTTGGACGAGGCGTTGAGCAGGGCAGTGGTGGATCTGAGCAACAGGCCATATTCGGTGATTGATCTGGGAACAAAGAGGGAGAAGATTGGGGATTTGAGCTGTGAGATGTTGCCACATTGTTTGGAGAGCTTTGCTTTGCATGCTGGCATCACGATGCACATCGACTGCCTCAGAGGAGCCAACGATCATCACCGAGCGGAGAGTGCTTTCAAGGCATTGGCTGTAGCGCTGAGAATGGCCATCTCACCTGTGGCGGGCAGAGAGGGTGAAGTACCAAGTACGAAGGGTGTATTGTACTAG
- a CDS encoding Putative epoxide hydrolase — translation MATPSSTSDRSPGGSSDTILPYRMHVSQRYLDLTRQMLELTRLPRDVSSRHLQGNKGVTESQLEPLVDHWTEDYNWREQEAYYNDALPQFRLAIHGTRVHFVHKRSMSPTAIPLLVIHGWPESFITVSHMIDGLCNPVATPPRGDENVPSFNVVVPSIPGFGFSDQVSEEGNNIATTAEAFDALMKSLGYARFIAHGSGWGFKISRMIALTHPESCIAIHTAIPAVPPPRIHGSFWPVVPQVPGMTPPLSPGSQQQQQRERPQTISFALCDSPSGLLAYVVDAIQPPAPPPGTQSHPSTPGSPRLADLNPWTETTLINWAMMYWLPGPEVALRWLVISAPMLPNLWTVRGNVPLAISQFGEPLQPQTGPMWIEAYHRIAMVRRRPGQSRFPAWERPMDIVMDLRELAMLIGPSYFGMIM, via the exons ATGGCCACACCGTCATCGACCAGCGATCGTTCGCCAGGAGGAAGCTCTGATACTATACTACCGTATCGCATGCACGTCTCGCAGCGATATCTCGACCTCACCAGGCAAATGCTGGAGCTCACGAGGCTTCCGCGAGATGTTTCCTCTCGTCACCTCCAAGGCAACAAAGGCGTCACGGAATCACAGCTCGAGCCGTTGGTCGATCATTGGACAGAAGATTACAACTGGCGAGAGCAGGAGGCATATTACAACGATGCATTGCCTCAATTTCGACTTGCCATACACGGCACACGAGTACATTTTGTGCACAAACGATCAATGTCCCCAACCGCGATTCCGCTCCTTGTTATACATGGCTGGCCAGAGAGCTTCATCACGGTATCCCACATGATCGACGGGCTATGTAATCCTGTTGCAACGCCGCCGAGAGGTGATGAGAATGTCCCGTCCTTCAATGTTGTGGTTCCAAGCATACCAGGATTTGGATTTAGCGATCAGGTATCAGAGGAAGGCAACAATATTGCGACTACAGCAGAGGCTTTTGATGCCCTGATGAAGTCACTGGGATATGCACGCTTTATCGCGCATGGCTCAGGATGGGGCTTCAAAATCTCCCGCATGATCGCACTGACTCATCCCGAAAGCTGCATAGCAATCCATACTGCAATTCCAGCGGTCCCTCCACCGAG AATCCATGGGTCCTTCTGGCCCGTCGTGCCTCAAGTTCCCGGAATGACCCCACCGCTATCACCAGGTTCCCAACAGCAGCAGCAACGCGAACGACCACAAACGATTTCCTTTGCACTTTGTGACTCTCCCTCAGGGCTGCTCGCCTATGTCGTCGATGCTATCCAGCCTCCAGCACCACCACCAGGCACGCAATCCCATCCAAGTACACCTGGCTCACCACGCTTAGCCGATCTCAACCCTTGGACAGAGACCACTTTAATAAATTGGGCCATGATGTACTGGCTGCCAGGACCAGAGGTTGCATTGAGATGGCTGGTCATCAGCGCCCCAATGTTGCCAAATCTTTGGACGGTACGCGGCAACGTGCCACTGGCGATATCACAATTTGGCGAGCCATTACAACCACAAACCGGGCCGATGTGGATTGAGGCATATCACCGCATTGCAATGGTGCGAAGACGACCGGGACAGTCGAGATTTCCTGCTTGGGAAAGACCTATGGATATTGTGATGGATCTTCGAGAGCTTGCTATGCTCATTGGTCCTTCGTACTTTGGCATGATCATGTGA